The following are from one region of the Capsicum annuum cultivar UCD-10X-F1 chromosome 1, UCD10Xv1.1, whole genome shotgun sequence genome:
- the LOC107871028 gene encoding uncharacterized protein At1g32220, chloroplastic isoform X2 has protein sequence MASSFSNIGAICKLPSAPSISSISRALFPTTLCSYSHSRISRPRLCIIRSSYAGAVRENPNSDAIDVVADVKTERIVVIGGSGFVGSAICKAAVSRGIEVISLSRSGRPSYSGSWVDQVTWMTGDVFYANWDELLVGVTAVVSTLGGFGSDEQMQRINGEANVVVVNAAKDYGIPKFILISVHDYNLPSFLLQSGYFKGKRRAESEVLSKFPSSGVVLRPAFIYGKRKVNGVEIPLDLIGEPVEKLLRATESFIKPLNSLPASDLVLAPPVSVDDVAYAVINAIKDDDCFGIFTIEQIKEAAAGVKV, from the exons ATGGCCTCTTCTTTCTCAAACATCGGTGCCATTTGCAAACTTCCATCAGCTCCTTCTATTAGTAGTATTAGTAGAGCTCTCTTTCCTACTACTCTATGCAGTTACAGTCATTCACGAATCTCTCGCCCTCG ACTTTGTATCATCAGAAGCAGTTATGCCGGAGCTGTTAGAGAGAATCCTAACTCAGATGCAATCGATGTTGTAGCAGATGTGAAGACTGAACGA ATTGTAGTTATAGGAGGCAGCGGCTTTGTTGGCTCTGCAATTTGCAAGGCTGCAGTTTCAAGGGGTATAGAAGTCATAAGTCTGAGCAG GTCGGGGCGTCCCTCTTACTCAGGCTCATGGGTAGATCAAGTCACTTGGATGACAG GAGATGTTTTCTATGCAAACTGGGATGAACTACTTGTTGGGGTTACTGCAGTTGTTTCAACTTTGGGAGGTTTTGGTTCTGACGAACAAATGCAGAGGATCAATGGTGAAGCTAATGTTGTGGTTGTCAATGCTGCTAAAGATTATG GGATCCCTAAGTTCATATTGATTTCTGTGCATGATTACAATCTACCATCATTCCTCCTTCAATCAGGCTACTTCAAAGGGAAAAGAAGAGCAGAATCAGAAGTTCTTTCCAAATTCCCCAGCTCAG GTGTTGTTCTTAGACCTGCCTTTATATATGGGAAGAGGAAAGTTAACGGCGTTGAGATCCCATTAGATTTGATTGGAGAACCTGTCGAAAAATTATTACGTGCAACAGAAAGCTTCATTAAACCACTGAATTCGCTGCCAGCATCCGATTTAGTTCTAGCCCCTCCTGTTAGCGTGGATGATGTTGCTTATGCAGTGATAAATGCTATTAAGGATGACGACTGTTTTGGCATTTTTACCATCGAACAAATCAAAGAAGCAGCAGCAGGAGTTAAAGTGTAA
- the LOC107871028 gene encoding uncharacterized protein At1g32220, chloroplastic isoform X1: MASSFSNIGAICKLPSAPSISSISRALFPTTLCSYSHSRISRPRSRRLCIIRSSYAGAVRENPNSDAIDVVADVKTERIVVIGGSGFVGSAICKAAVSRGIEVISLSRSGRPSYSGSWVDQVTWMTGDVFYANWDELLVGVTAVVSTLGGFGSDEQMQRINGEANVVVVNAAKDYGIPKFILISVHDYNLPSFLLQSGYFKGKRRAESEVLSKFPSSGVVLRPAFIYGKRKVNGVEIPLDLIGEPVEKLLRATESFIKPLNSLPASDLVLAPPVSVDDVAYAVINAIKDDDCFGIFTIEQIKEAAAGVKV, from the exons ATGGCCTCTTCTTTCTCAAACATCGGTGCCATTTGCAAACTTCCATCAGCTCCTTCTATTAGTAGTATTAGTAGAGCTCTCTTTCCTACTACTCTATGCAGTTACAGTCATTCACGAATCTCTCGCCCTCG TTCTCGCAGACTTTGTATCATCAGAAGCAGTTATGCCGGAGCTGTTAGAGAGAATCCTAACTCAGATGCAATCGATGTTGTAGCAGATGTGAAGACTGAACGA ATTGTAGTTATAGGAGGCAGCGGCTTTGTTGGCTCTGCAATTTGCAAGGCTGCAGTTTCAAGGGGTATAGAAGTCATAAGTCTGAGCAG GTCGGGGCGTCCCTCTTACTCAGGCTCATGGGTAGATCAAGTCACTTGGATGACAG GAGATGTTTTCTATGCAAACTGGGATGAACTACTTGTTGGGGTTACTGCAGTTGTTTCAACTTTGGGAGGTTTTGGTTCTGACGAACAAATGCAGAGGATCAATGGTGAAGCTAATGTTGTGGTTGTCAATGCTGCTAAAGATTATG GGATCCCTAAGTTCATATTGATTTCTGTGCATGATTACAATCTACCATCATTCCTCCTTCAATCAGGCTACTTCAAAGGGAAAAGAAGAGCAGAATCAGAAGTTCTTTCCAAATTCCCCAGCTCAG GTGTTGTTCTTAGACCTGCCTTTATATATGGGAAGAGGAAAGTTAACGGCGTTGAGATCCCATTAGATTTGATTGGAGAACCTGTCGAAAAATTATTACGTGCAACAGAAAGCTTCATTAAACCACTGAATTCGCTGCCAGCATCCGATTTAGTTCTAGCCCCTCCTGTTAGCGTGGATGATGTTGCTTATGCAGTGATAAATGCTATTAAGGATGACGACTGTTTTGGCATTTTTACCATCGAACAAATCAAAGAAGCAGCAGCAGGAGTTAAAGTGTAA